The following proteins come from a genomic window of Diprion similis isolate iyDipSimi1 chromosome 8, iyDipSimi1.1, whole genome shotgun sequence:
- the LOC124408481 gene encoding amyloid beta A4 precursor protein-binding family B member 1-interacting protein-like isoform X3 has protein sequence MDKLFRWKSHKIHEHGLENVSSATLRPFNSDINTPRIDSYRFSMANLEDSQDVDLDAILGELCALERRCDGDIAATPAPDSQRQGRPNSTRINPADSTDISKNDGGMRTDSPDNDSAFSDTVSMLSSESSASSSGSGHKPPQNNMHTVPQQQPHHLMDAAGRAKAEKIRLALEKIREASVQKLFIKAFTLDGSGKSLLVDEGMTVAHVCRLLADKNHVPMDPKWAVVEHLPDLFMERVYEDHELLVENLLLWTRDSKNKLLFVERPDRTQLFLAAEKFLLGPSDRSNAEYDDHSRNILLEEFFSSSNAGVPEIEGPLYLKSDSKKGWKRYHFILRASGLYYWPKEKARSARDLVCLATFDVNQVYYGVSWKKKYKAPTDFCFAVKHPRLQQPKSTKYIKFLCAEDSAALERWMVGIRIAKYGRQLMENYRTLVDELAQEDLDLLAHARSCSVSSIATPPNQTQYNTTNDNARQFTENSRNAASEGRLSRASSSSSSGCMSDGASSSCEVAFECGEFPTGTIKRKPSMNPKLPLTSITRQLKEVGETVRDEPDSCPSPTSSGSGTLTRRHSRRRSGTDSDGSGTLKRHHRSGNATPVSPVPPGTPVRERASPIAYSRTESIESKTPTSPIQQCMMDSITSLPPPPSPPRGADEAESDGEPLPPPPPEMFRSNLSLDSLPPPPAPGELPTCHSPDLSGSSLSLASLPPPPSPLVGETGTIRRARPKQSTPTNSLSPDGTPTRSFEMMNQIYATATNNGQIYSESLTSHGANGTSSSNGSNCSTPTNSYPPSIAPMSPASLAMPGSPCFAAAPPPFVPPPAYGTQHNSLPGRQNSKVESIYGGSLQHGSQPIRPNPNMDTVRRSAMKQGNSHYAAPPYLAELKAAASPQPQRRVTIQEPPTSPKAKTGTGKKITFNLPPQQEQGSPALPQRKPMPPRRSNSTKLTSPKKLAASDQAPPRDFLKDLQRVMRKKWQVAQKCKLDTTTTPHEVLGFRDPPPAIADYRETNVSNWVQEHYGAYNLYENVYATDPNAPVEYASSPTKNTASVRFADENRTNNIANAIAGKRRPPPPPPKRADTTHLTTRAMH, from the exons ATGGATAAGTTGTTCCGTTGGAAAAGCCATAAGATCCACGAACAC GGCTTGGAGAACGTCAGCTCGGCAACGCTAAGACCATTCAACTCGGATATCAACACTCCGAGAATCGATAGCTACAGATTTTCCATGGCCAATCTGGAAG aTTCTCAAGATGTTGATCTGGATGCCATCCTTGGTGAGTTGTGTGCTTTGGAGCGACGCTGCGACGGTGATATCGCGGCAACTCCAGCCCCGGACTCTCAGAGGCAAGGAAGACCAAACAGTACGAGAATCAACCCCGCGGACAGTACGGACATTAGTAAAAATGACGGAG GAATGCGCACGGATAGTCCTGACAATGACAGCGCCTTCTCAGACACGGTGTCGATGTTGTCCAGCGAGAGTTCGGCCAGCAGCAGCGGCTCCGGACACAAACCACCTCAGAACAATATGCACACCGTTCCGCAACAGCAACCGCATCACCTTATGG ACGCCGCAGGCAGGGcgaaggctgaaaaaattcgGCTCGCACTGGAAAAGATCCGAGAGGCAAGCGTGCAGAAACTTTTCATTAAAGCCTTCACGCTGGACGGCAGTGGTAAGAGCCTTTTGGTCGATGAGGGAATGACCGTTGCACATGTATGCAGGCTATTGGCGGACAAAAATCACGTACCGATGGACCCCAAATGGGCAGTGGTGGAGCATCTCCCTGATCTTTTCATGG AAAGGGTATACGAAGACCACGAGCTATTGGTAGAAAACCTGCTCCTATGGACAAGGGACTccaaaaataagttactcttCGTAGAACGGCCCGACAGAACGCAGTTGTTCCTCGCAGCAGAGAAATTCCTTCTTGGGCCATCAGACAGAAGTAACGCCGAGTACGACGATCACTCGCGAAATATTTTACTGGAGGAATTCTTCTCCAGCAGTAACGCGGGGGTGCCTGAG ATCGAAGGTCCGCTGTATTTGAAATCGGACAGTAAAAAGGGCTGGAAAAGGTATCACTTTATCTTGCGAGCATCTGGTCTTTATTATTGGCCGAAGGAGAAGGCGAGAAGCGCTCGGGACCTCGTGTGCCTGGCAACGTTCGACGTCAACCAAGTGTACTACGGTGTTAGTTGGAAGAAGAAATACAAAGCTCCAACTGACTTCTGCTTTGCCGTTAAACACCCGAGGCTTCAGCAGCCAAAATCTACAAAGTACATAAAGTTCTTGTGCGCGGAAGACAGTGCCGCTCTGGAGAGGTGGATGGTCGGTATACGGATAGCAAAATATGGCAGGCAACTTATGGAGAACTACAGAACTCTCGTGGACGAACTGGCACAGGAAGATCTCGACCTGTTGGCCCACGCCAGGTCCTGCTCGGTCAGCTCGATAGCAACGCCCCCAAATCAAACACAGTACAATACGACGAACGACAACGCAAGACAGTTCACAGAGAATTCTAGAAACGCGGCAAGCGAAGGAAGGCTCAGTAGAGCCAGCAGCTCTAGTTCCTCTGGCTGCATGTCCGATGGAGCTTCAAGCAGTTGTGAG GTGGCCTTTGAGTGCGGGGAGTTCCCGACGGGTACGATTAAACGGAAACCGTCAATGAATCCGAAGCTACCGCTTACCTCGATAACTCGACAGCTCAAGGAAGTCGGAGAAACGGTACGCGATGAACCGGATAGCTGTCCGAGCCCTACCAGTTCAGGTTCAGGCACTTTAACCAGAAGACACAGTAGAAGGAGAAGCGGGACTGACTCCGATGGGTCTGGGACTCTGAAAAGACATCACAGATCGGGAAATGCAACTCCCGTCAGCCCTGTCCCTCCGGGAACACCGGTCAGGGAAAGAGCTAGTCCTATTGCCTATTCTAGGACGGAAAGCATCGAATCTAAGACTCCGACCAGCCCAATACAGCAATGCAtg ATGGATTCGATAACGTCTTTGCCGCCACCACCCTCACCGCCCAGAGGAGCTGACGAGGCGGAATCAGACGGTGAACCCCTGCCTCCGCCACCCCCGGAGATGTTCCGATCGAACCTCTCCCTAGATAGTCTACCCCCACCTCCCGCGCCTGGGGAACTTCCAACTTGCCATAGTCCCGACCTGAGTGGCTCTTCGTTGAGTCTCGCGTCTCTCCCGCCACCGCCGAGTCCCCTGGTCGGTGAAACTGGGACCATAAGACGGGCCAGGCCGAAGCAGTCAACGCCGACGAACTCACTATCGCCGGATGGAACACCGACACGCTCGTTTGAGATGATGAACCAGATTTACGCGACGGCGACCAATAACGGGCAGATTTACTCCGAGAGCCTGACATCCCACGGTGCCAACGGGACCAGCAGCTCGAACGGTTCGAACTGCTCAACGCCCACCAACTCCTACCCCCCGAGCATTGCTCCCATGTCGCCTGCCTCCTTGGCGATGCCCGGTAGCCCGTGTTTCGCGGCGGCCCCGCCACCGTTCGTTCCGCCCCCGGCATATGGCACTCAGCACAACTCTCTGCCTGGCAGGCAAAACTCGAAAGTGGAGTCGATATACGGCGGATCTCTTCAGCACGGCAGCCAGCCCATAAGGCCCAACCCTAACATGGACACGGTGCGGCGCAGTGCGATGAAGCAAGGCAACAGCCACTACGCAGCGCCCCCGTACCTCGCCGAGCTAAAGGCAGCTGCCAGCCCCCAGCCACAGAGGAGGGTAACCATACAGGAGCCCCCAACATCGCCAAAGGCGAAGACCGGTACCGGGAAAAAGATCACCTTCAATTTACCACCGCAACAGGAACAGGGAAGTCCAGCGTTGCCGCAGAGAAAACCCATGCCTCCTAGGAGGTCGAACAGCACGAAGCTCACGTCGCCGAAAAAGTTGGCCGCCTCTGACCAGGCGCCGCCTAGGGATTTCTTAAAGGATTTGCAGAGGGTGATGCGTAAGAAGTGGCAGGTTGCCCAAAAGTGCAAACTCGACACGACGACGACTCCACACGAGGTACTCGGCTTCCGGGATCCTCCCCCAGCTATCGCTGACTACAGGGAAACCAACGTTTCCAACTGGGTTCAGGAGCACTATGGTGCTTACAATCTTTACGAAAACGTTTACGCTACGGACCCCAATGCCCCCGTAGAATACGCGAGTAGTCCGACGAAAAATACAGCGAGCGTCAGGTTCGCGGACGAAAATCGCACGAACAACATCGCCAACGCCATTGCTGGGAAACGAcggccaccaccaccacccccgAAGAGGGCTGACACAACTCACCTCACCACGAGAGCCATGCACTGA
- the LOC124408481 gene encoding amyloid beta A4 precursor protein-binding family B member 1-interacting protein-like isoform X4, with product MLVYPGGNESILGYFTIKDSQDVDLDAILGELCALERRCDGDIAATPAPDSQRQGRPNSTRINPADSTDISKNDGGMRTDSPDNDSAFSDTVSMLSSESSASSSGSGHKPPQNNMHTVPQQQPHHLMDAAGRAKAEKIRLALEKIREASVQKLFIKAFTLDGSGKSLLVDEGMTVAHVCRLLADKNHVPMDPKWAVVEHLPDLFMERVYEDHELLVENLLLWTRDSKNKLLFVERPDRTQLFLAAEKFLLGPSDRSNAEYDDHSRNILLEEFFSSSNAGVPEIEGPLYLKSDSKKGWKRYHFILRASGLYYWPKEKARSARDLVCLATFDVNQVYYGVSWKKKYKAPTDFCFAVKHPRLQQPKSTKYIKFLCAEDSAALERWMVGIRIAKYGRQLMENYRTLVDELAQEDLDLLAHARSCSVSSIATPPNQTQYNTTNDNARQFTENSRNAASEGRLSRASSSSSSGCMSDGASSSCEVAFECGEFPTGTIKRKPSMNPKLPLTSITRQLKEVGETVRDEPDSCPSPTSSGSGTLTRRHSRRRSGTDSDGSGTLKRHHRSGNATPVSPVPPGTPVRERASPIAYSRTESIESKTPTSPIQQCMMDSITSLPPPPSPPRGADEAESDGEPLPPPPPEMFRSNLSLDSLPPPPAPGELPTCHSPDLSGSSLSLASLPPPPSPLVGETGTIRRARPKQSTPTNSLSPDGTPTRSFEMMNQIYATATNNGQIYSESLTSHGANGTSSSNGSNCSTPTNSYPPSIAPMSPASLAMPGSPCFAAAPPPFVPPPAYGTQHNSLPGRQNSKVESIYGGSLQHGSQPIRPNPNMDTVRRSAMKQGNSHYAAPPYLAELKAAASPQPQRRVTIQEPPTSPKAKTGTGKKITFNLPPQQEQGSPALPQRKPMPPRRSNSTKLTSPKKLAASDQAPPRDFLKDLQRVMRKKWQVAQKCKLDTTTTPHEVLGFRDPPPAIADYRETNVSNWVQEHYGAYNLYENVYATDPNAPVEYASSPTKNTASVRFADENRTNNIANAIAGKRRPPPPPPKRADTTHLTTRAMH from the exons ATGCTCGTTTATCCTGGCGGCAACGAGAGCATACTTGGATACTTCACCATCAAAG aTTCTCAAGATGTTGATCTGGATGCCATCCTTGGTGAGTTGTGTGCTTTGGAGCGACGCTGCGACGGTGATATCGCGGCAACTCCAGCCCCGGACTCTCAGAGGCAAGGAAGACCAAACAGTACGAGAATCAACCCCGCGGACAGTACGGACATTAGTAAAAATGACGGAG GAATGCGCACGGATAGTCCTGACAATGACAGCGCCTTCTCAGACACGGTGTCGATGTTGTCCAGCGAGAGTTCGGCCAGCAGCAGCGGCTCCGGACACAAACCACCTCAGAACAATATGCACACCGTTCCGCAACAGCAACCGCATCACCTTATGG ACGCCGCAGGCAGGGcgaaggctgaaaaaattcgGCTCGCACTGGAAAAGATCCGAGAGGCAAGCGTGCAGAAACTTTTCATTAAAGCCTTCACGCTGGACGGCAGTGGTAAGAGCCTTTTGGTCGATGAGGGAATGACCGTTGCACATGTATGCAGGCTATTGGCGGACAAAAATCACGTACCGATGGACCCCAAATGGGCAGTGGTGGAGCATCTCCCTGATCTTTTCATGG AAAGGGTATACGAAGACCACGAGCTATTGGTAGAAAACCTGCTCCTATGGACAAGGGACTccaaaaataagttactcttCGTAGAACGGCCCGACAGAACGCAGTTGTTCCTCGCAGCAGAGAAATTCCTTCTTGGGCCATCAGACAGAAGTAACGCCGAGTACGACGATCACTCGCGAAATATTTTACTGGAGGAATTCTTCTCCAGCAGTAACGCGGGGGTGCCTGAG ATCGAAGGTCCGCTGTATTTGAAATCGGACAGTAAAAAGGGCTGGAAAAGGTATCACTTTATCTTGCGAGCATCTGGTCTTTATTATTGGCCGAAGGAGAAGGCGAGAAGCGCTCGGGACCTCGTGTGCCTGGCAACGTTCGACGTCAACCAAGTGTACTACGGTGTTAGTTGGAAGAAGAAATACAAAGCTCCAACTGACTTCTGCTTTGCCGTTAAACACCCGAGGCTTCAGCAGCCAAAATCTACAAAGTACATAAAGTTCTTGTGCGCGGAAGACAGTGCCGCTCTGGAGAGGTGGATGGTCGGTATACGGATAGCAAAATATGGCAGGCAACTTATGGAGAACTACAGAACTCTCGTGGACGAACTGGCACAGGAAGATCTCGACCTGTTGGCCCACGCCAGGTCCTGCTCGGTCAGCTCGATAGCAACGCCCCCAAATCAAACACAGTACAATACGACGAACGACAACGCAAGACAGTTCACAGAGAATTCTAGAAACGCGGCAAGCGAAGGAAGGCTCAGTAGAGCCAGCAGCTCTAGTTCCTCTGGCTGCATGTCCGATGGAGCTTCAAGCAGTTGTGAG GTGGCCTTTGAGTGCGGGGAGTTCCCGACGGGTACGATTAAACGGAAACCGTCAATGAATCCGAAGCTACCGCTTACCTCGATAACTCGACAGCTCAAGGAAGTCGGAGAAACGGTACGCGATGAACCGGATAGCTGTCCGAGCCCTACCAGTTCAGGTTCAGGCACTTTAACCAGAAGACACAGTAGAAGGAGAAGCGGGACTGACTCCGATGGGTCTGGGACTCTGAAAAGACATCACAGATCGGGAAATGCAACTCCCGTCAGCCCTGTCCCTCCGGGAACACCGGTCAGGGAAAGAGCTAGTCCTATTGCCTATTCTAGGACGGAAAGCATCGAATCTAAGACTCCGACCAGCCCAATACAGCAATGCAtg ATGGATTCGATAACGTCTTTGCCGCCACCACCCTCACCGCCCAGAGGAGCTGACGAGGCGGAATCAGACGGTGAACCCCTGCCTCCGCCACCCCCGGAGATGTTCCGATCGAACCTCTCCCTAGATAGTCTACCCCCACCTCCCGCGCCTGGGGAACTTCCAACTTGCCATAGTCCCGACCTGAGTGGCTCTTCGTTGAGTCTCGCGTCTCTCCCGCCACCGCCGAGTCCCCTGGTCGGTGAAACTGGGACCATAAGACGGGCCAGGCCGAAGCAGTCAACGCCGACGAACTCACTATCGCCGGATGGAACACCGACACGCTCGTTTGAGATGATGAACCAGATTTACGCGACGGCGACCAATAACGGGCAGATTTACTCCGAGAGCCTGACATCCCACGGTGCCAACGGGACCAGCAGCTCGAACGGTTCGAACTGCTCAACGCCCACCAACTCCTACCCCCCGAGCATTGCTCCCATGTCGCCTGCCTCCTTGGCGATGCCCGGTAGCCCGTGTTTCGCGGCGGCCCCGCCACCGTTCGTTCCGCCCCCGGCATATGGCACTCAGCACAACTCTCTGCCTGGCAGGCAAAACTCGAAAGTGGAGTCGATATACGGCGGATCTCTTCAGCACGGCAGCCAGCCCATAAGGCCCAACCCTAACATGGACACGGTGCGGCGCAGTGCGATGAAGCAAGGCAACAGCCACTACGCAGCGCCCCCGTACCTCGCCGAGCTAAAGGCAGCTGCCAGCCCCCAGCCACAGAGGAGGGTAACCATACAGGAGCCCCCAACATCGCCAAAGGCGAAGACCGGTACCGGGAAAAAGATCACCTTCAATTTACCACCGCAACAGGAACAGGGAAGTCCAGCGTTGCCGCAGAGAAAACCCATGCCTCCTAGGAGGTCGAACAGCACGAAGCTCACGTCGCCGAAAAAGTTGGCCGCCTCTGACCAGGCGCCGCCTAGGGATTTCTTAAAGGATTTGCAGAGGGTGATGCGTAAGAAGTGGCAGGTTGCCCAAAAGTGCAAACTCGACACGACGACGACTCCACACGAGGTACTCGGCTTCCGGGATCCTCCCCCAGCTATCGCTGACTACAGGGAAACCAACGTTTCCAACTGGGTTCAGGAGCACTATGGTGCTTACAATCTTTACGAAAACGTTTACGCTACGGACCCCAATGCCCCCGTAGAATACGCGAGTAGTCCGACGAAAAATACAGCGAGCGTCAGGTTCGCGGACGAAAATCGCACGAACAACATCGCCAACGCCATTGCTGGGAAACGAcggccaccaccaccacccccgAAGAGGGCTGACACAACTCACCTCACCACGAGAGCCATGCACTGA